One window of Methanobacterium alkalithermotolerans genomic DNA carries:
- a CDS encoding PocR ligand-binding domain-containing protein, producing the protein MPLTKPLDDYLDMDIIQDLMQSFYEITAISSTLIDRKGKIFTTSNREIVGAGWQDICLKFHRKNPRTYKRCLESDTVLAGKMEKERCYSSYKCLNGLVDMALPVYIQNEHVANLFTGQFFLEKPDREFFKKQAQEFGFPQEEYLAALDKVPVFTEEYVEKGVMFLKKLAMIIGEMAIKSIKLQESEHKFRSILNNLPGAVFELTAKKDGYRYLSYIGPRIHEMFGFDQDKDIQMEIVRQLHPEDRESFLISIEESLSNARPFNHEARFITPSGEKWFQVISTPVHCDEDLLYHGVILDIHDRKLAEQIMEKSLQEKKLLLQEIHHRVKNNMQIISSLMNLQAMEMDDEKTLKFIRDSQNRVKSMAIIHEKLYESTDLSRISFKDYLHNLISYLYDSYTIHPGRVKLKTMVNDFSFNIDTAIPLGLIINELASNSLKYAFPEEREGELCINLKKVGEKFKLVVADNGIGFPEHFDYKNTTTLGLQLVNKLTQQLDGSITLDNKKGSKFIIEFSELEYRERLTPSN; encoded by the coding sequence ATGCCCCTTACTAAACCCCTTGATGATTACCTGGATATGGATATCATCCAGGATTTGATGCAGAGTTTTTATGAAATTACTGCCATATCCTCCACCTTAATCGATCGTAAGGGCAAAATCTTCACCACCAGTAACAGGGAAATTGTAGGGGCAGGTTGGCAGGACATCTGTCTGAAATTCCACCGCAAAAACCCCCGAACCTATAAACGCTGCCTGGAAAGTGATACTGTACTGGCAGGAAAAATGGAAAAAGAACGTTGTTACTCATCCTATAAGTGCCTTAATGGCCTGGTAGACATGGCTTTACCAGTATATATCCAGAATGAACATGTGGCCAACCTCTTCACCGGACAGTTCTTTTTAGAAAAACCTGACCGGGAATTTTTCAAAAAACAGGCTCAGGAATTTGGTTTCCCTCAAGAAGAGTACCTGGCGGCCCTGGATAAGGTTCCTGTTTTTACCGAAGAATACGTGGAAAAGGGAGTCATGTTTTTAAAAAAACTGGCCATGATTATAGGAGAAATGGCCATTAAATCCATCAAATTACAGGAGAGTGAGCATAAATTCCGCTCAATTTTAAATAACCTCCCGGGTGCTGTTTTTGAATTAACAGCTAAAAAGGATGGATACCGCTACTTATCGTATATTGGACCTAGAATCCATGAAATGTTTGGTTTTGACCAGGATAAAGATATACAAATGGAGATAGTAAGGCAACTACATCCAGAAGATAGAGAATCATTTCTGATTTCTATTGAAGAGAGCTTATCTAATGCCCGTCCCTTTAACCATGAAGCACGATTTATAACTCCCTCCGGAGAAAAATGGTTCCAGGTTATTTCCACTCCGGTGCATTGTGATGAAGATTTACTCTACCATGGGGTTATCCTGGATATCCATGACCGTAAGTTAGCTGAACAAATAATGGAAAAATCACTCCAGGAAAAAAAACTCTTACTCCAGGAGATCCATCACCGGGTGAAAAATAACATGCAAATAATCTCCAGCTTGATGAATCTCCAGGCCATGGAGATGGATGATGAAAAAACCCTTAAATTCATCAGAGATAGCCAGAACCGGGTTAAATCCATGGCCATTATACATGAAAAATTATATGAATCCACAGACTTATCCCGAATATCATTCAAGGATTACCTCCACAACCTCATATCCTACCTCTATGATTCCTACACCATACACCCCGGTAGGGTGAAACTCAAAACCATGGTAAATGACTTCTCCTTCAATATAGATACCGCCATACCATTGGGCTTAATCATAAATGAACTGGCATCCAACTCCTTGAAATACGCTTTTCCAGAGGAGAGGGAAGGAGAGTTATGCATTAACCTGAAAAAAGTGGGGGAAAAATTTAAACTGGTAGTGGCCGATAATGGGATAGGCTTTCCCGAGCATTTTGATTATAAAAACACAACCACTTTAGGTCTCCAACTGGTTAATAAACTAACGCAGCAATTAGATGGATCTATAACTCTGGATAACAAGAAAGGATCAAAATTCATTATTGAATTTAGTGAATTAGAATATAGGGAGCGATTAACACCATCTAATTAA